In one Balaenoptera musculus isolate JJ_BM4_2016_0621 chromosome 2, mBalMus1.pri.v3, whole genome shotgun sequence genomic region, the following are encoded:
- the GMPR2 gene encoding GMP reductase 2 isoform X3, which yields MPHIDNDVKLDFKDVLLRPKRSTLKSRSEVDLTRSFSFRNSKQMYTGIPIIAANMDTVGTFEMAQVLCKFSLFTAVHKHYSLEQWKEFASQNPDCLEHLAASSGTGSADFEQLEQILDTTPQAGNVVTGEMVEELILSGADIIKVGIGPGSVCTTRKKTGVGYPQLSAVMECADAAHGLKGHIISDGGCNCPGDVAKAFGAGADFVMLGGMLAGHSESGGELIKRDGKKYKLFYGMSSEMAMKKYAGGVAEYRASEGKTVEVPFKGDVEHTIRDILGGIRSTCTYVGAAKLKELSRRTTFIRVTQQVNPIFSDKS from the exons ATGCCTCACATCGACAACGACGTCAAACTGGACTTCAAGGATGTCCTGTTGAGGCCCAAACGCAGTACCCTTAAGTCTCGAAGTGAG GTGGATCTCACAAGATCCTTTTCATTTCGGAACTCAAAGCAGATGTACACTGGGATCCCCATCATTGCAGCCAATATGGATACCGTAGGCACCTTTGAGATGGCCCAGGTTCTCTGTAAG TTCTCCCTCTTCACTGCTGTCCATAAACACTACAGCCTCGAGCAGTGGAAAGAGTTTGCTAGCCAGAATCCTGACTGTCTTGAG CATCTGGCTGCCAGCTCAGGCACAGGCTCTGCTGACTTTGAGCAGCTGGAACAGATCCTGGACACTACTCCCCAG GCAGGGAATGTGGTAACAGGAGAGATGGTGGAAGAGCTGATTCTCTCTGGGGCTGACATCATCAAAGTGGGAATTGGACCAG GCTCTGTGTGTACCACCCGGAAGAAGACCGGAGTGGGGTATCCACAGCTGAGCGCAGTGATGGAGTGCGCAGATGCTGCCCATGGCCTCAAAGGCCACATCATTTCC GACGGAGGCTGCAACTGTCCCGGGGATGTGGCCAAGGCTTTCG gggcaggggctgacTTCGTGATGCTGGGCGGCATGCTGGCTGGGCACAGCGAGTCAGGTGGTGAGCTCATCAAGAGGGATGGCAAGAAGTACAAGCTCTTCTATGGCATGAGTTCTGAAATGGCCATGAAGAAGTATGCCGGGGGCGTGGCTGAGTACAG GGCCTCAGAGGGAAAGACAGTGGAGGTGCCCTTTAAAGGGGATGTGGAACATACCATCCGAGACATTCTTGGAGGCATCCGCTCCACCTGTACCTACGTGGGAGCAGCTAAGCTGAAGGAGCTGAGCCGGAGAACTACCTTCATCCGTGTCACCCAGCAGGTGAATCCGATCTTCAGTGACAAGAGCTAG
- the GMPR2 gene encoding GMP reductase 2 isoform X1 yields the protein MPHIDNDVKLDFKDVLLRPKRSTLKSRSEVDLTRSFSFRNSKQMYTGIPIIAANMDTVGTFEMAQVLCKFSLFTAVHKHYSLEQWKEFASQNPDCLEHLAASSGTGSADFEQLEQILDTTPQVKYICLDVANGYSEHFVEFVKDVRKRFPEHTIMAGNVVTGEMVEELILSGADIIKVGIGPGSVCTTRKKTGVGYPQLSAVMECADAAHGLKGHIISDGGCNCPGDVAKAFGAGADFVMLGGMLAGHSESGGELIKRDGKKYKLFYGMSSEMAMKKYAGGVAEYRASEGKTVEVPFKGDVEHTIRDILGGIRSTCTYVGAAKLKELSRRTTFIRVTQQVNPIFSDKS from the exons ATGCCTCACATCGACAACGACGTCAAACTGGACTTCAAGGATGTCCTGTTGAGGCCCAAACGCAGTACCCTTAAGTCTCGAAGTGAG GTGGATCTCACAAGATCCTTTTCATTTCGGAACTCAAAGCAGATGTACACTGGGATCCCCATCATTGCAGCCAATATGGATACCGTAGGCACCTTTGAGATGGCCCAGGTTCTCTGTAAG TTCTCCCTCTTCACTGCTGTCCATAAACACTACAGCCTCGAGCAGTGGAAAGAGTTTGCTAGCCAGAATCCTGACTGTCTTGAG CATCTGGCTGCCAGCTCAGGCACAGGCTCTGCTGACTTTGAGCAGCTGGAACAGATCCTGGACACTACTCCCCAGGTGAAATATATATGCCTGGACGTGGCCAATGGCTACTCTGAACACTTTGTTGAATTTGTAAAGGATGTGCGGAAGCGCTTCCCTGAACACACCATCATG GCAGGGAATGTGGTAACAGGAGAGATGGTGGAAGAGCTGATTCTCTCTGGGGCTGACATCATCAAAGTGGGAATTGGACCAG GCTCTGTGTGTACCACCCGGAAGAAGACCGGAGTGGGGTATCCACAGCTGAGCGCAGTGATGGAGTGCGCAGATGCTGCCCATGGCCTCAAAGGCCACATCATTTCC GACGGAGGCTGCAACTGTCCCGGGGATGTGGCCAAGGCTTTCG gggcaggggctgacTTCGTGATGCTGGGCGGCATGCTGGCTGGGCACAGCGAGTCAGGTGGTGAGCTCATCAAGAGGGATGGCAAGAAGTACAAGCTCTTCTATGGCATGAGTTCTGAAATGGCCATGAAGAAGTATGCCGGGGGCGTGGCTGAGTACAG GGCCTCAGAGGGAAAGACAGTGGAGGTGCCCTTTAAAGGGGATGTGGAACATACCATCCGAGACATTCTTGGAGGCATCCGCTCCACCTGTACCTACGTGGGAGCAGCTAAGCTGAAGGAGCTGAGCCGGAGAACTACCTTCATCCGTGTCACCCAGCAGGTGAATCCGATCTTCAGTGACAAGAGCTAG
- the GMPR2 gene encoding GMP reductase 2 isoform X2 has translation MPHIDNDVKLDFKDVLLRPKRSTLKSRSEVDLTRSFSFRNSKQMYTGIPIIAANMDTVGTFEMAQVLCKFSLFTAVHKHYSLEQWKEFASQNPDCLEHLAASSGTGSADFEQLEQILDTTPQVKYICLDVANGYSEHFVEFVKDVRKRFPEHTIMAGNVVTGEMVEELILSGADIIKVGIGPGSVCTTRKKTGVGYPQLSAVMECADAAHGLKGHIISDGGCNCPGDVAKAFGAGADFVMLGGMLAGHSESGGELIKRDGKKYKLFYGMSSEMAMKKYAGGVAEYRASEGKTVEVPFKGDVEHTIRDILGGIRSTCTYVGAAKLKELSRRTTFIRVTQQA, from the exons ATGCCTCACATCGACAACGACGTCAAACTGGACTTCAAGGATGTCCTGTTGAGGCCCAAACGCAGTACCCTTAAGTCTCGAAGTGAG GTGGATCTCACAAGATCCTTTTCATTTCGGAACTCAAAGCAGATGTACACTGGGATCCCCATCATTGCAGCCAATATGGATACCGTAGGCACCTTTGAGATGGCCCAGGTTCTCTGTAAG TTCTCCCTCTTCACTGCTGTCCATAAACACTACAGCCTCGAGCAGTGGAAAGAGTTTGCTAGCCAGAATCCTGACTGTCTTGAG CATCTGGCTGCCAGCTCAGGCACAGGCTCTGCTGACTTTGAGCAGCTGGAACAGATCCTGGACACTACTCCCCAGGTGAAATATATATGCCTGGACGTGGCCAATGGCTACTCTGAACACTTTGTTGAATTTGTAAAGGATGTGCGGAAGCGCTTCCCTGAACACACCATCATG GCAGGGAATGTGGTAACAGGAGAGATGGTGGAAGAGCTGATTCTCTCTGGGGCTGACATCATCAAAGTGGGAATTGGACCAG GCTCTGTGTGTACCACCCGGAAGAAGACCGGAGTGGGGTATCCACAGCTGAGCGCAGTGATGGAGTGCGCAGATGCTGCCCATGGCCTCAAAGGCCACATCATTTCC GACGGAGGCTGCAACTGTCCCGGGGATGTGGCCAAGGCTTTCG gggcaggggctgacTTCGTGATGCTGGGCGGCATGCTGGCTGGGCACAGCGAGTCAGGTGGTGAGCTCATCAAGAGGGATGGCAAGAAGTACAAGCTCTTCTATGGCATGAGTTCTGAAATGGCCATGAAGAAGTATGCCGGGGGCGTGGCTGAGTACAG GGCCTCAGAGGGAAAGACAGTGGAGGTGCCCTTTAAAGGGGATGTGGAACATACCATCCGAGACATTCTTGGAGGCATCCGCTCCACCTGTACCTACGTGGGAGCAGCTAAGCTGAAGGAGCTGAGCCGGAGAACTACCTTCATCCGTGTCACCCAGCAG GCTTAG
- the TINF2 gene encoding TERF1-interacting nuclear factor 2 isoform X1 translates to MATPPGAGPAALRFAAAACWQVVRGRCVEHFPRVLEFLRSLRAAAPGLVRYRHHERLCMGLKAKLVVEMILQGRPWAQVLNALHRHFPESGPAVRDPKATKQDLRKISEARETFCQQVKQLAEAPVDLASKLQELEQEYGELFLAAMEKLFFEYLCQLEKALPTLQAQQLQDVLSWMQPGVSITSSFVLSQYGVDMGWPLPECFATDSVNMTEPMEQSPPQQPRPALHDPLPKARPGPHLPQGPASRKHPEPLTGHHFNLAPLGRRRIQSRWASTSKGHKERPTVMLFPFRNLGSPTQVISKPGNREEHGTHTLDPAGAVGTRPASTGKSRSPSKTLGGRALKENPIDLSASEQKENCLDCPMEPLRLSLSPPRARKSVRPPSLCSSDITIGDLVLDSDEEENGQREGRDPPSVPSLPKALATSPGQLQPPSCKVRSTMKREHGCPKPSRRSQWPTSKLTGTQES, encoded by the exons ATGGCCACGCCCCCCGGGGCCGGTCCCGCCGCTCTTCGCTTCGCAGCCGCTGCCTGCTGGCAAGTCGTGCGCGGACGCTGCGTGGAGCATTTTCCGCGAGTATTGGAGTTTCTGCGATCCCTGCGCGCTGCTGCCCCCGGCTTGGTTCGCTACCGACACCATGAACGCCTGTGTATGGGCCTAAAGGCCAAG CTGGTGGTGGAGATGATCCTGCAGGGCCGACCTTGGGCCCAGGTTCTAAATGCCCTGCATCGCCACTTCCCAGAGTCTGGACCTGCAGTGCGGGACCCCAAAGCC ACAAAGCAGGATCTGAGAAAGATCTCAGAGGCTCGGGAAACCTTTTGCCAGCAGGTGAAGCAGCTGGCAGAAGCCCCTGTTGATTTGGCTTCGAAGCTACAG GAACTTGAACAAGAGTATGGGGAACTTTTTCTGGCTGCCATGGAAAAGCTGTTTTTTGAATACCTGTGTCAGCTGGAAAAAGCACTGCCTACACTGCAGGCACAGCAG CTTCAGGATGTGCTGAGTTGGATGCAGCCTGGAGTTTCTATCACTTCTTCTTTTGTCTTGAGCCAATATGGTGTGGACATGGGGTGGCCACTTCCAG agtGCTTTGCTACTGATTCAGTGAACATGACAGAGCCTATGGAGCAGAGTCCTCCCCAGCAACCAAGACCAGCACTCCACGACCCTCTGCCAAAAGCCCGGCCTGGCCCACACCTTCCTCAGGGTCCAGCCTCAAGGAAGCACCCGGAACCTTTGACTGGCCACCACTTCAATCTGGCCCCTCTAGGCCGGCGAAGAATCCAGTCCCGGTGGGCATCCACTAGCAAAGGCCATAAGGAGCGCCCCACAGTCATGCTGTTCCCCTTTAGGAATCTGGGTTCACCAACGCAGGTCATATCTAAGCCTGGGAACAGGGAAGAACATGGGACACACACATTAGATCCAGCAGGTGCTGTGGGCACCAGACCAGCCTCGACTGGCAAGTCTAGGAGTCCGTCCAAGACCCTGGGAGGAAGGGCTCTGAAGGAGAACCCAATTGACTTGTCTGCCTCAGAGCAAAAGGA GAACTGCTTGGATTGCCCCATGGAACCCCTGAGATTGTCATTATCGCCTCCTAGGGCCAGGAAGTCAG TGCGTCCTCCATCTCTGTGCAGCTCTGACATTACTATAGGGGACCTGGTTTTGGACTCCGACGAGGAAGAAAATggccagagggaaggaagg GATCCTCCTTCTGTGCCCTCCTTACCGAAAGCCTTGGCCACATCCCCGGGACAGTTGCAGCCTCCGTCCTGCAAAGTAAGGAGCACTATGAAGAGAGAGCATGGATGCCCCAAGCCCTCTAGGAGGTCCCAGTGGCCCACCTCAAAGCTGACAGGAACCCAGGAGTCCTGA
- the TINF2 gene encoding TERF1-interacting nuclear factor 2 isoform X2 codes for MATPPGAGPAALRFAAAACWQVVRGRCVEHFPRVLEFLRSLRAAAPGLVRYRHHERLCMGLKAKLVVEMILQGRPWAQVLNALHRHFPESGPAVRDPKATKQDLRKISEARETFCQQVKQLAEAPVDLASKLQELEQEYGELFLAAMEKLFFEYLCQLEKALPTLQLQDVLSWMQPGVSITSSFVLSQYGVDMGWPLPECFATDSVNMTEPMEQSPPQQPRPALHDPLPKARPGPHLPQGPASRKHPEPLTGHHFNLAPLGRRRIQSRWASTSKGHKERPTVMLFPFRNLGSPTQVISKPGNREEHGTHTLDPAGAVGTRPASTGKSRSPSKTLGGRALKENPIDLSASEQKENCLDCPMEPLRLSLSPPRARKSVRPPSLCSSDITIGDLVLDSDEEENGQREGRDPPSVPSLPKALATSPGQLQPPSCKVRSTMKREHGCPKPSRRSQWPTSKLTGTQES; via the exons ATGGCCACGCCCCCCGGGGCCGGTCCCGCCGCTCTTCGCTTCGCAGCCGCTGCCTGCTGGCAAGTCGTGCGCGGACGCTGCGTGGAGCATTTTCCGCGAGTATTGGAGTTTCTGCGATCCCTGCGCGCTGCTGCCCCCGGCTTGGTTCGCTACCGACACCATGAACGCCTGTGTATGGGCCTAAAGGCCAAG CTGGTGGTGGAGATGATCCTGCAGGGCCGACCTTGGGCCCAGGTTCTAAATGCCCTGCATCGCCACTTCCCAGAGTCTGGACCTGCAGTGCGGGACCCCAAAGCC ACAAAGCAGGATCTGAGAAAGATCTCAGAGGCTCGGGAAACCTTTTGCCAGCAGGTGAAGCAGCTGGCAGAAGCCCCTGTTGATTTGGCTTCGAAGCTACAG GAACTTGAACAAGAGTATGGGGAACTTTTTCTGGCTGCCATGGAAAAGCTGTTTTTTGAATACCTGTGTCAGCTGGAAAAAGCACTGCCTACACTGCAG CTTCAGGATGTGCTGAGTTGGATGCAGCCTGGAGTTTCTATCACTTCTTCTTTTGTCTTGAGCCAATATGGTGTGGACATGGGGTGGCCACTTCCAG agtGCTTTGCTACTGATTCAGTGAACATGACAGAGCCTATGGAGCAGAGTCCTCCCCAGCAACCAAGACCAGCACTCCACGACCCTCTGCCAAAAGCCCGGCCTGGCCCACACCTTCCTCAGGGTCCAGCCTCAAGGAAGCACCCGGAACCTTTGACTGGCCACCACTTCAATCTGGCCCCTCTAGGCCGGCGAAGAATCCAGTCCCGGTGGGCATCCACTAGCAAAGGCCATAAGGAGCGCCCCACAGTCATGCTGTTCCCCTTTAGGAATCTGGGTTCACCAACGCAGGTCATATCTAAGCCTGGGAACAGGGAAGAACATGGGACACACACATTAGATCCAGCAGGTGCTGTGGGCACCAGACCAGCCTCGACTGGCAAGTCTAGGAGTCCGTCCAAGACCCTGGGAGGAAGGGCTCTGAAGGAGAACCCAATTGACTTGTCTGCCTCAGAGCAAAAGGA GAACTGCTTGGATTGCCCCATGGAACCCCTGAGATTGTCATTATCGCCTCCTAGGGCCAGGAAGTCAG TGCGTCCTCCATCTCTGTGCAGCTCTGACATTACTATAGGGGACCTGGTTTTGGACTCCGACGAGGAAGAAAATggccagagggaaggaagg GATCCTCCTTCTGTGCCCTCCTTACCGAAAGCCTTGGCCACATCCCCGGGACAGTTGCAGCCTCCGTCCTGCAAAGTAAGGAGCACTATGAAGAGAGAGCATGGATGCCCCAAGCCCTCTAGGAGGTCCCAGTGGCCCACCTCAAAGCTGACAGGAACCCAGGAGTCCTGA
- the TINF2 gene encoding TERF1-interacting nuclear factor 2 isoform X4, producing the protein MATPPGAGPAALRFAAAACWQVVRGRCVEHFPRVLEFLRSLRAAAPGLVRYRHHERLCMGLKAKLVVEMILQGRPWAQVLNALHRHFPESGPAVRDPKATKQDLRKISEARETFCQQVKQLAEAPVDLASKLQLQDVLSWMQPGVSITSSFVLSQYGVDMGWPLPECFATDSVNMTEPMEQSPPQQPRPALHDPLPKARPGPHLPQGPASRKHPEPLTGHHFNLAPLGRRRIQSRWASTSKGHKERPTVMLFPFRNLGSPTQVISKPGNREEHGTHTLDPAGAVGTRPASTGKSRSPSKTLGGRALKENPIDLSASEQKENCLDCPMEPLRLSLSPPRARKSVRPPSLCSSDITIGDLVLDSDEEENGQREGRDPPSVPSLPKALATSPGQLQPPSCKVRSTMKREHGCPKPSRRSQWPTSKLTGTQES; encoded by the exons ATGGCCACGCCCCCCGGGGCCGGTCCCGCCGCTCTTCGCTTCGCAGCCGCTGCCTGCTGGCAAGTCGTGCGCGGACGCTGCGTGGAGCATTTTCCGCGAGTATTGGAGTTTCTGCGATCCCTGCGCGCTGCTGCCCCCGGCTTGGTTCGCTACCGACACCATGAACGCCTGTGTATGGGCCTAAAGGCCAAG CTGGTGGTGGAGATGATCCTGCAGGGCCGACCTTGGGCCCAGGTTCTAAATGCCCTGCATCGCCACTTCCCAGAGTCTGGACCTGCAGTGCGGGACCCCAAAGCC ACAAAGCAGGATCTGAGAAAGATCTCAGAGGCTCGGGAAACCTTTTGCCAGCAGGTGAAGCAGCTGGCAGAAGCCCCTGTTGATTTGGCTTCGAAGCTACAG CTTCAGGATGTGCTGAGTTGGATGCAGCCTGGAGTTTCTATCACTTCTTCTTTTGTCTTGAGCCAATATGGTGTGGACATGGGGTGGCCACTTCCAG agtGCTTTGCTACTGATTCAGTGAACATGACAGAGCCTATGGAGCAGAGTCCTCCCCAGCAACCAAGACCAGCACTCCACGACCCTCTGCCAAAAGCCCGGCCTGGCCCACACCTTCCTCAGGGTCCAGCCTCAAGGAAGCACCCGGAACCTTTGACTGGCCACCACTTCAATCTGGCCCCTCTAGGCCGGCGAAGAATCCAGTCCCGGTGGGCATCCACTAGCAAAGGCCATAAGGAGCGCCCCACAGTCATGCTGTTCCCCTTTAGGAATCTGGGTTCACCAACGCAGGTCATATCTAAGCCTGGGAACAGGGAAGAACATGGGACACACACATTAGATCCAGCAGGTGCTGTGGGCACCAGACCAGCCTCGACTGGCAAGTCTAGGAGTCCGTCCAAGACCCTGGGAGGAAGGGCTCTGAAGGAGAACCCAATTGACTTGTCTGCCTCAGAGCAAAAGGA GAACTGCTTGGATTGCCCCATGGAACCCCTGAGATTGTCATTATCGCCTCCTAGGGCCAGGAAGTCAG TGCGTCCTCCATCTCTGTGCAGCTCTGACATTACTATAGGGGACCTGGTTTTGGACTCCGACGAGGAAGAAAATggccagagggaaggaagg GATCCTCCTTCTGTGCCCTCCTTACCGAAAGCCTTGGCCACATCCCCGGGACAGTTGCAGCCTCCGTCCTGCAAAGTAAGGAGCACTATGAAGAGAGAGCATGGATGCCCCAAGCCCTCTAGGAGGTCCCAGTGGCCCACCTCAAAGCTGACAGGAACCCAGGAGTCCTGA
- the TINF2 gene encoding TERF1-interacting nuclear factor 2 isoform X5 — MILQGRPWAQVLNALHRHFPESGPAVRDPKATKQDLRKISEARETFCQQVKQLAEAPVDLASKLQELEQEYGELFLAAMEKLFFEYLCQLEKALPTLQAQQLQDVLSWMQPGVSITSSFVLSQYGVDMGWPLPECFATDSVNMTEPMEQSPPQQPRPALHDPLPKARPGPHLPQGPASRKHPEPLTGHHFNLAPLGRRRIQSRWASTSKGHKERPTVMLFPFRNLGSPTQVISKPGNREEHGTHTLDPAGAVGTRPASTGKSRSPSKTLGGRALKENPIDLSASEQKENCLDCPMEPLRLSLSPPRARKSVRPPSLCSSDITIGDLVLDSDEEENGQREGRDPPSVPSLPKALATSPGQLQPPSCKVRSTMKREHGCPKPSRRSQWPTSKLTGTQES; from the exons ATGATCCTGCAGGGCCGACCTTGGGCCCAGGTTCTAAATGCCCTGCATCGCCACTTCCCAGAGTCTGGACCTGCAGTGCGGGACCCCAAAGCC ACAAAGCAGGATCTGAGAAAGATCTCAGAGGCTCGGGAAACCTTTTGCCAGCAGGTGAAGCAGCTGGCAGAAGCCCCTGTTGATTTGGCTTCGAAGCTACAG GAACTTGAACAAGAGTATGGGGAACTTTTTCTGGCTGCCATGGAAAAGCTGTTTTTTGAATACCTGTGTCAGCTGGAAAAAGCACTGCCTACACTGCAGGCACAGCAG CTTCAGGATGTGCTGAGTTGGATGCAGCCTGGAGTTTCTATCACTTCTTCTTTTGTCTTGAGCCAATATGGTGTGGACATGGGGTGGCCACTTCCAG agtGCTTTGCTACTGATTCAGTGAACATGACAGAGCCTATGGAGCAGAGTCCTCCCCAGCAACCAAGACCAGCACTCCACGACCCTCTGCCAAAAGCCCGGCCTGGCCCACACCTTCCTCAGGGTCCAGCCTCAAGGAAGCACCCGGAACCTTTGACTGGCCACCACTTCAATCTGGCCCCTCTAGGCCGGCGAAGAATCCAGTCCCGGTGGGCATCCACTAGCAAAGGCCATAAGGAGCGCCCCACAGTCATGCTGTTCCCCTTTAGGAATCTGGGTTCACCAACGCAGGTCATATCTAAGCCTGGGAACAGGGAAGAACATGGGACACACACATTAGATCCAGCAGGTGCTGTGGGCACCAGACCAGCCTCGACTGGCAAGTCTAGGAGTCCGTCCAAGACCCTGGGAGGAAGGGCTCTGAAGGAGAACCCAATTGACTTGTCTGCCTCAGAGCAAAAGGA GAACTGCTTGGATTGCCCCATGGAACCCCTGAGATTGTCATTATCGCCTCCTAGGGCCAGGAAGTCAG TGCGTCCTCCATCTCTGTGCAGCTCTGACATTACTATAGGGGACCTGGTTTTGGACTCCGACGAGGAAGAAAATggccagagggaaggaagg GATCCTCCTTCTGTGCCCTCCTTACCGAAAGCCTTGGCCACATCCCCGGGACAGTTGCAGCCTCCGTCCTGCAAAGTAAGGAGCACTATGAAGAGAGAGCATGGATGCCCCAAGCCCTCTAGGAGGTCCCAGTGGCCCACCTCAAAGCTGACAGGAACCCAGGAGTCCTGA
- the TINF2 gene encoding TERF1-interacting nuclear factor 2 isoform X3 produces MATPPGAGPAALRFAAAACWQVVRGRCVEHFPRVLEFLRSLRAAAPGLVRYRHHERLCMGLKAKLVVEMILQGRPWAQVLNALHRHFPESGPAVRDPKATKQDLRKISEARETFCQQVKQLAEAPVDLASKLQELEQEYGELFLAAMEKLFFEYLCQLEKALPTLQAQQLQDVLSWMQPGVSITSSFVLSQYGVDMGWPLPECFATDSVNMTEPMEQSPPQQPRPALHDPLPKARPGPHLPQGPASRKHPEPLTGHHFNLAPLGRRRIQSRWASTSKGHKERPTVMLFPFRNLGSPTQVISKPGNREEHGTHTLDPAGAVGTRPASTGKSRSPSKTLGGRALKENPIDLSASEQKENCLDCPMEPLRLSLSPPRARKSVRPPSLCSSDITIGDLVLDSDEEENGQREGRDSLENYQKTKFDTLIPTFCEYLPPSGPSGVSVPVPNHTDSSTLL; encoded by the exons ATGGCCACGCCCCCCGGGGCCGGTCCCGCCGCTCTTCGCTTCGCAGCCGCTGCCTGCTGGCAAGTCGTGCGCGGACGCTGCGTGGAGCATTTTCCGCGAGTATTGGAGTTTCTGCGATCCCTGCGCGCTGCTGCCCCCGGCTTGGTTCGCTACCGACACCATGAACGCCTGTGTATGGGCCTAAAGGCCAAG CTGGTGGTGGAGATGATCCTGCAGGGCCGACCTTGGGCCCAGGTTCTAAATGCCCTGCATCGCCACTTCCCAGAGTCTGGACCTGCAGTGCGGGACCCCAAAGCC ACAAAGCAGGATCTGAGAAAGATCTCAGAGGCTCGGGAAACCTTTTGCCAGCAGGTGAAGCAGCTGGCAGAAGCCCCTGTTGATTTGGCTTCGAAGCTACAG GAACTTGAACAAGAGTATGGGGAACTTTTTCTGGCTGCCATGGAAAAGCTGTTTTTTGAATACCTGTGTCAGCTGGAAAAAGCACTGCCTACACTGCAGGCACAGCAG CTTCAGGATGTGCTGAGTTGGATGCAGCCTGGAGTTTCTATCACTTCTTCTTTTGTCTTGAGCCAATATGGTGTGGACATGGGGTGGCCACTTCCAG agtGCTTTGCTACTGATTCAGTGAACATGACAGAGCCTATGGAGCAGAGTCCTCCCCAGCAACCAAGACCAGCACTCCACGACCCTCTGCCAAAAGCCCGGCCTGGCCCACACCTTCCTCAGGGTCCAGCCTCAAGGAAGCACCCGGAACCTTTGACTGGCCACCACTTCAATCTGGCCCCTCTAGGCCGGCGAAGAATCCAGTCCCGGTGGGCATCCACTAGCAAAGGCCATAAGGAGCGCCCCACAGTCATGCTGTTCCCCTTTAGGAATCTGGGTTCACCAACGCAGGTCATATCTAAGCCTGGGAACAGGGAAGAACATGGGACACACACATTAGATCCAGCAGGTGCTGTGGGCACCAGACCAGCCTCGACTGGCAAGTCTAGGAGTCCGTCCAAGACCCTGGGAGGAAGGGCTCTGAAGGAGAACCCAATTGACTTGTCTGCCTCAGAGCAAAAGGA GAACTGCTTGGATTGCCCCATGGAACCCCTGAGATTGTCATTATCGCCTCCTAGGGCCAGGAAGTCAG TGCGTCCTCCATCTCTGTGCAGCTCTGACATTACTATAGGGGACCTGGTTTTGGACTCCGACGAGGAAGAAAATggccagagggaaggaagg GACTCTCTGGAAAACTATCAGAAGACAAAGTTTGACACCCTGATCCCCACCTTCTGTGAATACCTCCCCCCTTCTGGCCCCAGTGGTGTGTCTGTCCCTGTTCCTAACCATACAGACAGTTCTACACTGCTGTGA